AGCCCATCAAATAAGCCAACACCAGTGAGCGCTGCTCCATTATTTGAATCCACGATCTTCATCGTAGGAATAATCGCATCTTGACCTTCATCATATAGAATCGTTAACGTGTTCTGTAAATTCACCAACGGAATAATTCCAGTATCAACCCCAGTGGTTAATAAGCCTTTAAGGTAGTCATTAATTAGAGGTACATTTTCCGTTTTAATTTGTAGCATTGGCCCGGCCCTACCTTCTATAATAGCTAAGTTAGCTGTTAATGAACTTAGTGGCGAACGATAATTTACATCTAGTACGGAGTAGATATCTTCTTTCGCTAATTCTTCACTAAGAAGAGTAACTTGGTTTTTCGATGCAAATAGTTCGTTACCTATTTTCTTATCTAATTCCGTCCTACTATCACGCGTATTGTGACCTTCTGCAGAAAGAATGACATTTTGAGTTGGTACCTTCTCATTTGGAAATTCAGTTACAATTGCTACTGTTGTGATAAGCTTACCTGATTCTTCATCTATATCAAATGCTTGGCTTTTAATTAATGTAACGTCTTTTAGTAGTTGTTCATCCAGCATCCTGTTAATGAAAGCAGAAGAAAACTATATAAAGTTAATCTACTCAAAAAACGCATCATTCTATGACCCCTCTATATGTAAGATCCATCTTAAGCTTTTATTTTCTCCTTTTTTTATTGATTCATGCATAAAAAGACCTGAACAGTTACGCGATAGGTACGCATATGTCCAGGTTTTTAAGCATGTATCGTTTAATTATTTACTGTGACAGTCTCATTTGGTTGCTCAAGTACATGTTCAATATATTCTTTTCCCCATGTATACATCGCATCCAAAATTGGGAGTAAGCTTTCTCCATGTGTTGTGAGTGAGTATTCAACTTTTGGCGGGACAACAGGATACACTTCACGGTGTAAAATCTGATGGTCTTCAAGCTCACGCAACTGAGTGACTAGCATTCGTTGTGTAATGCCTGGCATAAGTGCTTTTAACTCACCAAAACGTTTTGTACCTTCCTTACCTAAATGCCAAAGAATCAACATCTTCCATTTTCCACCTATTACAGAAAGAGTTAATTCTTTCTCACAGTTAAATTTCCGCTCACCTAAGTTTGGCATATAGCAAGCCCCCTTTCCTTGAGCATAGCACACAGTATATTTTTTCGCACAATGTTCGATTTATGTGCTATTTTGCATTTTTTGTGGGTTTTGTATGATGAATAAAATGGAGCTGGGTCAACAGTTGGAGAACGCACCAAACGACGATCGATCCTGTTTTATGGATCGGTCGTCGTTTTGGTTTCGAGATATTTGTAAAAGCATGGTTTTTGAGCGAGGGTGTAATTGATCTTATGTTACTTTCGAGTGTCTTTTCTTTTGATCACTAACCTTCTTTTTTACTTAATTTATTATTTAAGTTCTTCGGCAATTTGATCAACAACGAGATCTAGTGCAATTGGAGAGTAATACCCAACCCACAAGGCCGTATCTTTTTCATAAACGTGGTCTTCGGTAACGGCTTTTAAGCCTTTCCATACAGAAGTGTCCATAAATTCCGCTGTTAATTCTGCGTTGGTGTCATCCTGAAGTAAAAAGAAATGATCAGCATCCATCTCAGGCAAGATCTCAATGGAAATCATTGAACTGGTGTCGGTATGATCTTCTGCTAATTCAGGAGGTGTCAGCCCCAAATCATCATATAAAATTGCTGCTGTGCGATGATCGACTGTATGAAGACGAATCATATCGTCTCGTGGACGAATGAGAGCCACTGTCTCTCCACCACCGTTTTAGCAAGTTCCTCTTTAAGTCCACTCACTTTTTCATTGTAATCATCAACAATTTTTTGTGCTTGCTCTTGTTGCCCTAACAACTCTCCCATTTTTAGCTGAACAGTCTTCCAGTCCTCCATACGGTCTAGCACAATTGTATCTGCAATGCTTTCTAATTGATCATGGATCCCTTCTTGAGCGTCAGTTGCAATGATAAGATCAGGTTCTAGGGAAAGAATTTGTTCAATATTAGGCTCTTCATACGTTCCAAGTAATGTCGGATCACCTGGTAAATCGCCAAGATAATCTGGAAGTGCTTGGTCCGTTCCAAGCGTATACCGTTCCAATTGGTTGTGTACCTAATGCCAATAGATGATCTAAATATTGAACATCAAGAACCACTATGTTCTCAGGTATTTGATCAAAGGTTATTTCCCCTTTGAGGTGTTCAATCGTCACTTCACCCTCTGATGAAGATTGAGCTTCAGCTTCATTTTCCTCATCTGTTGTATTTCCGCATGCTCCAAGCAATATAGCAAGACCAAGCTAAAAGATTTATCGTCCATCCTCTTTTTGTTTTAGCATTCATAAAATCGATCTCCTTCACCCTAATTGATATTGATAATCATATCCACTTGTACTACTATAAAGATTCAGCCACCTATCGTCCATGCACATTTCTGTTTTTCCATGTATGATAGCGGAAAAGGAAAGGATATTTCTATGACTTTTAATGACAACATAAAAAACGAACTTTCCTCTTATGTATATAAATTAGAAAGCGTTACCTATTTTGATTCACAAAAAAGTATCATGCAAACTCCGTCTCACCATAGTTTCATTCTATTTAAAGAATCCATTGGACAGATTGAACTAAACGGAACTAACTATTCTATTAATGAGGATTCTGTCTTTTTTTCACATGCCAACAATCATAAAAAGCAGGAGATCCACTTCACAGAACGCCTACAAGGATATCATTTTCAATTTTATTCTTTAATAGATCAAGTGGCCGGAGAGTACAAACAAAGTCCTCTTTCTTGCCCTCAAAAGCTCTATACAACACAACACTCGTTACTACAGACAAAAGCAGAAGAGATCTTCAATCTACAAGACCACGATAAGATGATGGCGAATATCTTATTTCAAAAATGGATCTACACAGTATTTAACGAATTACAAACTGGACAGTCCTTATCTATTGAACAACTCATTCATAAAAGCCGTGAATACATAAACACCCATTACCACTTAGAGATTACACGTGACCAACTTGCTCAAATGACTGGACTGAATGTTGATTATTATTCACGTAAATTTAAGCAATACTTTCAAAAAAGTCCGATCACGTACTTAAATGATGTCCGTCTGTGGCAAGCCAAGCAACGGCTGATTCAAACAAATGAACCAATTCGCTCTATTGCTAAACAAGTAGGGTTCACTGATGAGTTTTATTTTAGTCGAAAATTCAAAACAAAAGAGGGGTACTCCCCTACGTTTTATATAAATAAATTAAAACAATCGAGACGTTTGGCCTCACTTAACCATGTTGTTACTGGTCACTCGCTTGCACTTGGTATTGAGCCTTACGCCGCTATACGGAATCAATCTTTTCCTCTTACTAGCGAAATCGAGCATACCCTTTCAATTGGCAATGAGTATCCTGATTTAGAAAGATTGCTTACTGTTAAGCCTGAACTA
The nucleotide sequence above comes from Alkalicoccobacillus plakortidis. Encoded proteins:
- a CDS encoding Ger(x)C family spore germination protein encodes the protein MLDEQLLKDVTLIKSQAFDIDEESGKLITTVAIVTEFPNEKVPTQNVILSAEGHNTRDSRTELDKKIGNELFASKNQVTLLSEELAKEDIYSVLDVNYRSPLSSLTANLAIIEGRAGPMLQIKTENVPLINDYLKGLLTTGVDTGIIPLVNLQNTLTILYDEGQDAIIPTMKIVDSNNGAALTGVGLFDGLKLSGKLDTDESTLLLILDGNKKGEHRFTRKVNDSIKNELYDDITVEVRKMDRVLTILTEPDGVKADIDVTLYLNATESPDDDLYKREVVKKLNTELSKQLTSEANTIFKKIQEANCDYLGIGRKVYAYYNDEWKKKMERCVSNYRSECYSNCGNY
- a CDS encoding winged helix-turn-helix transcriptional regulator, yielding MPNLGERKFNCEKELTLSVIGGKWKMLILWHLGKEGTKRFGELKALMPGITQRMLVTQLRELEDHQILHREVYPVVPPKVEYSLTTHGESLLPILDAMYTWGKEYIEHVLEQPNETVTVNN
- a CDS encoding ABC transporter substrate-binding protein — its product is MERYTLGTDQALPDYLGDLPGDPTLLGTYEEPNIEQILSLEPDLIIATDAQEGIHDQLESIADTIVLDRMEDWKTVQLKMGELLGQQEQAQKIVDDYNEKVSGLKEELAKTVVERQWLSFVHETI
- a CDS encoding helix-turn-helix domain-containing protein, with amino-acid sequence MTFNDNIKNELSSYVYKLESVTYFDSQKSIMQTPSHHSFILFKESIGQIELNGTNYSINEDSVFFSHANNHKKQEIHFTERLQGYHFQFYSLIDQVAGEYKQSPLSCPQKLYTTQHSLLQTKAEEIFNLQDHDKMMANILFQKWIYTVFNELQTGQSLSIEQLIHKSREYINTHYHLEITRDQLAQMTGLNVDYYSRKFKQYFQKSPITYLNDVRLWQAKQRLIQTNEPIRSIAKQVGFTDEFYFSRKFKTKEGYSPTFYINKLKQSRRLASLNHVVTGHSLALGIEPYAAIRNQSFPLTSEIEHTLSIGNEYPDLERLLTVKPELIVRCAPADQKQTNKDELYHHIAPTVTLSFQDSLEKEFRYYGSFT